One region of Polynucleobacter paneuropaeus genomic DNA includes:
- a CDS encoding DUF5993 family protein, which produces MYMFLPFLTAFLGLILAWFEKRFAALILLAITVGILMYWFHFHATDALNISL; this is translated from the coding sequence ATGTACATGTTTTTACCATTTCTGACAGCTTTTCTAGGCTTGATACTTGCCTGGTTTGAGAAGCGTTTTGCGGCCTTAATCCTACTCGCTATTACCGTCGGAATTCTGATGTACTGGTTCCACTTCCATGCAACTGACGCTCTGAATATTAGCCTGTGA
- a CDS encoding fumarylacetoacetate hydrolase family protein, with amino-acid sequence MSSRRQFMKTVSASGAGIVAASTMGLMQEASAHPTSQWGGEIYNGPHEMVKNCKILTIMNADGTESMGVVTPKGVIDVRTVAKKLKIAAPITLDQLLQEGNAAAFNKVVAGADKSGVPYLDESKITYGRLFVNPGKIVCVGLNYREHANEIGMAHPRVPPLFNKYNNSLTSHNCILRIPPPEVSYKLDYETELLIVIGKRMRNVPEAETLNYVAGYCTSNDFSSRDLQLETPSVQWMIGKTLDQYAPIGPYFVSADRVGDPNKLQVQTYVNGQIRQNSNTADFIHNTQKMLSYISTYWALEPGDIVFTGTPQGVILGYPKDKQVWLKKGDVVVSVVEKLGELKFTLG; translated from the coding sequence ATGAGTTCACGTCGTCAATTTATGAAGACGGTTTCTGCATCGGGTGCAGGAATCGTAGCTGCTTCTACAATGGGTTTAATGCAAGAGGCTTCAGCACATCCAACTTCCCAGTGGGGCGGAGAGATCTATAACGGCCCCCACGAAATGGTGAAGAATTGCAAGATTCTCACCATCATGAATGCTGATGGCACTGAAAGCATGGGTGTAGTCACGCCAAAGGGCGTGATTGATGTTCGTACTGTCGCTAAGAAACTCAAAATTGCAGCTCCTATTACCCTCGATCAATTATTGCAAGAAGGTAATGCCGCTGCATTCAATAAAGTCGTCGCAGGTGCAGATAAGTCTGGTGTGCCTTACTTGGATGAATCCAAGATTACTTATGGCCGACTGTTTGTCAATCCTGGCAAGATCGTTTGCGTTGGCCTCAATTATCGTGAGCATGCCAATGAAATTGGTATGGCGCATCCTCGTGTGCCACCGCTCTTTAATAAATACAACAATAGCCTGACCTCACACAATTGCATCTTGAGGATCCCACCACCAGAAGTCTCCTATAAGCTTGACTACGAAACTGAGTTGCTCATTGTGATCGGCAAGCGGATGCGCAATGTTCCTGAGGCTGAGACGCTGAACTACGTTGCTGGATATTGCACTTCGAATGATTTCTCCTCACGCGATCTGCAACTAGAGACCCCCAGTGTTCAATGGATGATTGGTAAGACCTTAGATCAATATGCGCCGATTGGACCTTATTTTGTGAGTGCTGACCGGGTAGGGGATCCTAATAAGCTGCAAGTGCAAACTTATGTGAACGGCCAGATTCGTCAGAACTCCAATACTGCCGACTTTATTCACAACACCCAAAAGATGCTCTCCTATATCAGTACCTATTGGGCGCTGGAGCCAGGCGATATTGTTTTCACGGGCACTCCCCAAGGTGTGATCTTGGGTTATCCAAAAGATAAACAAGTGTGGCTCAAGAAGGGTGATGTAGTCGTGAGCGTGGTTGAGAAGTTGGGTGAATTGAAGTTCACCTTGGGCTAA
- a CDS encoding disulfide bond formation protein B, producing MSKSNLPSLSLLGNQLSLLAIVGILSYAFVDQIYFGELPCPLCLMQRIGFVLMGFAIVLNLRFGAHSSHYGWAIFSGLVGMMISLRQIFLHIAPGDPGYGSPFLGLHFYTWAFVGSLGLIGGQAILLMLPNGEVRSRSWFSNFLVVIFILLVFANLISTLAECGLGPCADNPVNYDGWTLLRFRFGF from the coding sequence GTGAGTAAATCGAACCTACCTTCACTCTCCTTATTAGGCAATCAGCTCTCACTATTGGCGATTGTGGGTATTCTTTCTTATGCATTTGTAGACCAGATCTACTTTGGTGAATTGCCTTGCCCACTTTGCTTGATGCAAAGGATTGGTTTTGTATTAATGGGTTTTGCAATTGTTCTTAATCTGCGCTTTGGTGCACATTCCTCTCATTACGGTTGGGCCATTTTTAGTGGCTTAGTCGGCATGATGATTTCATTACGGCAAATCTTCTTGCATATTGCACCAGGTGACCCTGGCTATGGCAGTCCCTTTCTAGGCTTGCATTTTTATACTTGGGCCTTTGTTGGATCTCTGGGTTTGATTGGAGGGCAGGCCATTTTGCTGATGTTGCCCAATGGTGAGGTGCGCTCCCGTTCTTGGTTTAGCAATTTCCTTGTGGTGATTTTTATCCTGCTGGTCTTTGCCAATCTCATTTCCACTTTAGCTGAGTGCGGCTTGGGTCCTTGTGCAGATAATCCTGTCAATTACGACGGCTGGACTTTGCTGCGTTTCCGCTTCGGTTTCTAA
- a CDS encoding SemiSWEET transporter: MILEPHQIELIGYAAAFLTTFAFVPQAIVSWRTRDLSGVSLGMYSLFTFGVGLWLIYGLIIEKWPLILANAITFALALSILVLKLRYPRK, translated from the coding sequence ATGATCCTAGAACCCCATCAAATAGAGTTGATTGGTTACGCTGCTGCATTTTTGACCACCTTTGCTTTTGTTCCCCAAGCGATTGTGTCATGGCGAACCCGTGACCTTTCCGGAGTCTCCTTAGGGATGTACTCTTTATTTACTTTTGGGGTAGGGCTCTGGCTCATCTACGGTCTCATTATTGAGAAGTGGCCCTTAATCCTAGCTAATGCGATTACCTTTGCCTTGGCACTCAGTATTTTGGTTTTAAAACTGCGCTATCCAAGAAAATAA
- a CDS encoding Bug family tripartite tricarboxylate transporter substrate binding protein, translating to MLLCVSSLIAPAQAATWPKNPIRIIVTFTPGGAPDILARVLAQSWQKSLGVPVLVENKPGYGGNIGAELVAKSEADGYTLLIGTVGIHAINGALYEKMAFDPIKDFTPISFLASTPNVLIVNKQLGISNLHQLIEYAKANPNQLTYGSSGAGTSLHMSGELLQEMAGIQMRHIPYKGRAQSLPDLVSGRISLLFDNLSSSLPLIQSGDVVALGVTTLKRSPAAPDIPTLAEQGLPGFEATSWFCLMAPANLPPALVRRLNTLTRNTLNQPEVRQKLLASALEPAPASPQELSKLIQSESVKWGRLVQKAGLKLEP from the coding sequence GTGCTTTTGTGTGTTTCATCTTTAATTGCACCCGCACAAGCAGCTACTTGGCCCAAAAATCCGATTCGCATCATAGTCACCTTCACTCCAGGTGGCGCACCGGATATCTTGGCAAGAGTGCTGGCGCAAAGTTGGCAAAAATCTCTGGGTGTACCAGTACTGGTTGAGAACAAGCCAGGCTATGGTGGCAATATTGGTGCCGAGTTAGTCGCTAAAAGCGAAGCTGATGGCTATACCTTGCTGATTGGCACGGTGGGTATTCATGCGATCAATGGGGCGCTGTACGAGAAGATGGCGTTTGATCCTATTAAAGACTTCACGCCGATTAGTTTTTTGGCCAGCACGCCCAATGTCTTGATAGTGAACAAACAGCTTGGCATAAGTAATTTGCACCAACTGATTGAATACGCTAAAGCCAATCCCAATCAACTCACTTATGGGTCTTCTGGAGCAGGCACTTCACTGCATATGTCAGGAGAGCTTTTACAGGAGATGGCGGGTATTCAGATGCGACATATCCCATACAAGGGTAGAGCGCAATCCTTGCCTGATTTAGTTAGCGGTAGAATCTCGCTGCTCTTTGATAATTTGTCCTCCTCTTTGCCCTTAATTCAGTCTGGTGATGTTGTCGCGTTGGGTGTCACTACCTTGAAGCGCTCACCTGCTGCTCCTGATATTCCCACATTGGCAGAGCAGGGTTTACCGGGTTTTGAGGCGACGTCTTGGTTCTGCCTCATGGCACCAGCCAATCTTCCACCTGCCTTAGTCAGGCGACTCAATACGCTGACGCGCAATACCCTAAATCAACCTGAAGTCAGGCAAAAGCTCCTTGCCAGCGCCTTAGAGCCTGCCCCAGCTAGCCCTCAAGAATTATCAAAATTGATACAGTCTGAATCTGTTAAATGGGGAAGACTGGTGCAAAAGGCGGGCCTTAAATTAGAGCCCTAA